The nucleotide window CTCCAACGGCACGGCCGTGCTCGGGCTCGGCAATATCGGCCCGCTCGCGTCCAAGCCGGTGATGGAAGGCAAGGCCGTCCTCTTCAAGAAGTTTGCCGGCATCGATGTCTTCGACATCGAGGTGGACGAGCTCGACGTCGACAAGTTCGTCGATGCGGTCGCCGTGCTCGAGCCGACCTTCGGCGGCATCAACCTGGAGGACATCAAGGCTCCCGAGTGCTTCATGATCGAGCGCGCCCTGCGCGAGCGGATGAACATTCCCGTCTTCCATGACGACCAGCACGGCACGGCGATCATCGTCGCCGCCGCGGTGAAGAATGCGCTGGAACTGGCCGGCAAGGACATCGCGGCGGTGAAGATCGTCGCCTCCGGCGCGGGTGCGGCGGCGCTCGCCTGCCTCAACCTGCTGGTCGCCCTCGGCGCCTCGCGGGAGAACATCTTCGTCAGCGACATCGAGGGCGTCGTCTACAAGGGCCGCGAGACCCTGATGGACGAGTGGAAGTCGATCTTCGCGCAGGAGACGGACGCGCGCACGCTCGCCGAGGTCATCCCCGGCGCGGACGTGTTCCTCGGCCTTTCGGCCGCCGGCGTCCTGAAGCCGGAGATGGTCGCGGCGATGGCGGAAAAGCCGCTGATCATGGCGCTCGCCAATCCCAAGCCCGAGATCATGCCGGAAGCGGCGCTCGCGGTGCGCAACGACGTGATGATGTGCACCGGCCGGTCGGACTATCCGAACCAGGTGAACAACGTCCTGTGCTTCCCCTACATCTTCCGCGGCGCGCTGGACGTCGGCGCGACCACGATCAACGAGGAGATGAAGCTCGCGGCTGTCGCCGCGATCGCCGAGCTGGCGCGCGAGGAGCCCTCGGAAGTGGCGGCACGCGCCTATGGCGGCGTGACCGAGACCTTCGGCCCGAAATACCTGATCCCTTCGCCGTTCGACCAGCGCCTGATCCTGCGCATCGCCCCGGCGGTTGCGCGCGCGGCGATGGAGACCGGCGTCGCGATGCGGCCCATCGACGATTTCGACGCCTATAACGACCGGCTGAACCGCTTCGTCTTCCGCTCCGGCATGATCATGAAGCCGATCATCGCCGCCGCCCGCTCCAGCGAGACGCGGATCATCTATTCCAACGGCGAGGACGAGCGCGTGCTGCGCGCGGCGCAGGTGCTGCTGGAGGACCGGCTGGCGCGCCCGATCCTGATCGGCCGTCCTTCGGTGATCGAGACCCGCTGCGAGCGCTTCGGCCTCAAGATCCGCCCGGGCCGCGATTTCGAATTCATCAACCCGGAAGACGATCCGCGCTACCGCGACTATGTCGACACCCTGTTCTCGCTGGTCGGCCGGCGCGGTGTGACGCCGGAAGCGGCCCGCACCATGGTGCGCTCCAACACCACGGTGATCGGCGCGCTGGCCCTGCACCGGGGCGAGGCGGATGCGCTGATCTGCGGCCTTGAGGGGCGCTACTCCAAGCACCTGGCCGACGTGCGCGGCATCATCGGCAACGCGCCGGGCGTGCAGGACTTCTCGGCGCTGTCGCTCCTGATCAACTCGAACGGCGCGACCTTCTTCACCGACACCTATGTCACCATCGATCCCTCGGCCCGCGAGATCGCCGAGACGACGATGCTGGCGGCCGAGGAAATCCGCCGCTTCGGCATCACTCCGCGCGCAGCTCTGCTGTCCGCCTCGAATTTCGGCTCGCGCGACATGGCCTCGGCCGACAAGATGCGCGCCGCGCTGGAGCTGCTGAAGCATATGGCGCCGGACCTGGAAGTGGACGGCGAAATGCACGGCGACAGCGCGCTGTCGCTGGCCATGCGCGGCCGGGTGATGCCGGATTCGCGCCTGACGGGAGAGGCGAACCTGCTGGTCTTCCCCTCGCTGGATGCGGCCAATATCGCGCTCAACCTGGTGAAGGTGATGACCGACAGCCTGCATGTCGGCCCGATCCTGCTGGGCACGGCAAAGCCGGTGCATATCCTGACGCCTTCGGTCACCTCGCGCGGCGTCGTCAACATGTCCGCCTTCGC belongs to Stappia indica and includes:
- a CDS encoding NADP-dependent malic enzyme — translated: MTDKKSENQPVNDLDEAALYYHRNPRPGKLEIQATKPLGNQRDLALAYSPGVAAPCLEIARDPSLAAEYTARANLVGVVSNGTAVLGLGNIGPLASKPVMEGKAVLFKKFAGIDVFDIEVDELDVDKFVDAVAVLEPTFGGINLEDIKAPECFMIERALRERMNIPVFHDDQHGTAIIVAAAVKNALELAGKDIAAVKIVASGAGAAALACLNLLVALGASRENIFVSDIEGVVYKGRETLMDEWKSIFAQETDARTLAEVIPGADVFLGLSAAGVLKPEMVAAMAEKPLIMALANPKPEIMPEAALAVRNDVMMCTGRSDYPNQVNNVLCFPYIFRGALDVGATTINEEMKLAAVAAIAELAREEPSEVAARAYGGVTETFGPKYLIPSPFDQRLILRIAPAVARAAMETGVAMRPIDDFDAYNDRLNRFVFRSGMIMKPIIAAARSSETRIIYSNGEDERVLRAAQVLLEDRLARPILIGRPSVIETRCERFGLKIRPGRDFEFINPEDDPRYRDYVDTLFSLVGRRGVTPEAARTMVRSNTTVIGALALHRGEADALICGLEGRYSKHLADVRGIIGNAPGVQDFSALSLLINSNGATFFTDTYVTIDPSAREIAETTMLAAEEIRRFGITPRAALLSASNFGSRDMASADKMRAALELLKHMAPDLEVDGEMHGDSALSLAMRGRVMPDSRLTGEANLLVFPSLDAANIALNLVKVMTDSLHVGPILLGTAKPVHILTPSVTSRGVVNMSAFAAVEAQTRNRA